In Acinetobacter piscicola, a single window of DNA contains:
- the dprA gene encoding DNA-processing protein DprA — MLNFISDVQLDTIKLWYLVQHSNLAFRSLETYFGSVAKAVSSENLLRWSEVNIHKNHLQRAEEFLTDKGQTSFYLCLEKLKQHCDFILLDHDSHYPQQLLPYADHPPILFGQGAWQNLTQPQVAIVGSRKPSPHGKQVAYDFAYYLSEKGFFITSGLAEGIDAAAHAGALKNLRTIAVIGTGLEQVYPTQNRQLHAQILEHAGTIISLYLPNTPPLKSNFPRRNRIVSGLSLGVLVAEAALESGSLITAQAAAEQGKIIFAIPGHIYSEYHQGCHQLIREGAILVDHPEQIIEDLALPTQWHCENTQKIEEKEKLPVLPEHLFQLYQQLDWVGQEIDILHQKLNLDIAVLTGYLMELELLGLCIQQSGLYLRCRASH, encoded by the coding sequence ATGTTGAACTTTATATCTGATGTGCAATTAGACACCATCAAGTTATGGTATTTAGTTCAACATTCCAATCTTGCATTTCGTAGTCTCGAAACTTATTTTGGCTCAGTGGCAAAAGCAGTTTCGAGTGAAAATTTGCTGCGTTGGTCTGAGGTGAATATTCATAAAAATCACCTCCAACGTGCCGAAGAGTTTCTCACAGATAAAGGACAAACTTCCTTTTATCTGTGCCTTGAGAAGTTAAAACAACACTGTGATTTTATACTGTTAGACCACGACAGCCATTATCCACAACAACTCCTCCCCTATGCCGATCATCCACCCATTTTATTTGGTCAAGGCGCTTGGCAAAATTTAACACAACCCCAAGTAGCAATTGTAGGTAGCCGAAAGCCAAGCCCCCACGGTAAACAAGTGGCTTATGATTTTGCCTATTATCTCAGTGAAAAAGGCTTTTTTATTACCAGTGGTTTAGCTGAAGGAATTGATGCTGCGGCACACGCAGGCGCATTAAAAAACTTACGCACCATTGCGGTCATTGGAACAGGTTTAGAACAAGTCTACCCTACACAAAATCGACAATTACACGCACAGATTTTAGAACATGCAGGAACGATTATTTCCCTGTATTTACCCAATACACCGCCCTTAAAATCTAACTTTCCACGCCGCAATCGGATTGTGAGTGGTTTAAGTTTAGGGGTTTTGGTGGCTGAAGCTGCTTTAGAAAGTGGCTCCTTGATTACCGCTCAAGCCGCAGCCGAACAAGGCAAAATTATTTTTGCCATTCCTGGGCATATTTACAGTGAATACCATCAAGGTTGTCATCAATTAATCCGTGAGGGTGCTATTTTGGTCGACCATCCTGAGCAAATCATTGAAGATTTAGCATTACCTACACAATGGCATTGTGAAAATACTCAAAAAATCGAAGAAAAAGAAAAATTACCCGTGTTGCCTGAACATTTATTTCAACTTTATCAACAACTCGATTGGGTTGGACAAGAGATTGATATTCTTCATCAAAAGCTCAATTTAGATATTGCTGTTTTAACAGGATATCTCATGGAACTAGAGCTTTTAGGCTTATGTATTCAACAATCTGGCTTGTACTTACGTTGCCGAGCGAGTCATTAA
- a CDS encoding DUF2946 family protein, which produces MLLRNGLLLSSLAVFLQIAVFLQPLLPKQYQIAPVCETISQVLIQTDFYNKHQHSTHHQHTSHESFVHAMQEKPANLGHDHHDPNHQCQYCTVYGNLVLPPELEVKQVLDRIQVRLLAFQQTFSHVWFVLQRLFLIPQGRAPPIFA; this is translated from the coding sequence ATGTTGTTAAGAAATGGGTTATTGCTAAGTAGCTTAGCAGTATTTTTACAGATCGCTGTTTTTTTACAGCCTTTGCTACCGAAGCAATATCAAATTGCGCCGGTCTGTGAAACCATTTCTCAGGTTTTAATACAAACTGATTTTTATAATAAGCATCAACATTCAACTCACCATCAACATACTTCTCATGAATCTTTTGTTCATGCCATGCAAGAGAAACCTGCCAATCTTGGGCATGATCACCATGATCCAAACCACCAATGTCAGTATTGTACAGTGTATGGCAACTTGGTTTTACCTCCTGAGCTTGAGGTGAAGCAGGTTCTGGATCGTATACAAGTTCGCTTACTCGCATTTCAACAGACATTTAGTCATGTTTGGTTCGTTTTACAGCGCTTATTTCTCATTCCACAAGGGCGAGCCCCACCAATTTTCGCTTAA
- a CDS encoding TonB-dependent copper receptor, with the protein MAQPKFFLQPLTAAICVACYSGSVQAEQIETEPHIQQLAPVVLTAQKANDANGLVVRADPKQPIQPVPATDGADYLQSIAGFSSIKNGGTNGDVTFRGMFGSRIKILTDGTENLGACPSRMDAPTSYIQPESFDRITVTKGPQTVQYANTGSAATVIFERQKPKLSEDHPYQGQASALVGSYGRIDQNIEAIVGDEQKYMRLNAGRSESNSYQDGDGRTVPSAWERWNADVALGWTPDADTWVELTGGKSDGEALYAGRDMDGSQFARESLGLRFEKKNLTDVIKKVEGQVNYSYNDHVMDNFRLRTPPMMDMDHDDMDMGMHHGDADHGSMKGPSEMQVTRRTLNSRLAVTSEWDKLSFITGVDTQQNHHAGSMMNKPLTTNMKFESYGVFGELGYKFNDRYKLVSGARIDQVKIDALKLNDDRKETLPSAFIRLENQHPEHDAKTYIGLGYVERVPDYWELFSTAHGNSGMSKPTFNDLNTEKTLQLDLGYQHQHGAFKSWASAYAGLIDDYILMSYHQHGSSFSAGAKNVDATIAGAEAGIGYDFTEALQSDLSLAYAWGENTTAHTALPQIAPLEGRFNLRYVQDKYTLGLLWRVVAKQDRISLNQGNIVGYDMAESKSFNTLALNASYNLVDDVNLAIGVDNVFDKTYTEHLNKAGSSGFGFASTEQFNNIGRNYWARISMKF; encoded by the coding sequence ATGGCTCAGCCAAAATTCTTTTTACAGCCACTGACGGCTGCGATTTGTGTTGCGTGTTATTCGGGAAGTGTTCAGGCAGAACAAATTGAGACTGAACCACATATTCAGCAGTTAGCACCTGTGGTCTTAACTGCACAAAAAGCCAACGATGCCAATGGTTTGGTGGTTCGTGCTGATCCTAAACAGCCGATTCAGCCTGTACCTGCAACCGATGGTGCTGATTATCTACAAAGCATTGCAGGTTTTAGCTCAATCAAGAATGGTGGTACCAACGGTGATGTAACGTTTAGAGGAATGTTTGGTTCACGTATTAAAATTTTAACCGATGGCACGGAAAATTTAGGTGCATGTCCATCACGTATGGATGCGCCAACGTCTTATATTCAGCCTGAAAGTTTTGACCGAATCACAGTCACTAAAGGACCTCAAACCGTTCAATATGCCAATACTGGCTCTGCGGCAACGGTGATTTTTGAACGTCAAAAACCAAAACTTTCTGAAGATCATCCTTACCAAGGACAAGCCAGTGCATTGGTCGGCTCGTATGGACGCATTGATCAGAATATTGAAGCCATTGTTGGTGATGAACAAAAATATATGCGTTTAAATGCAGGACGTTCAGAGTCAAATAGTTATCAAGATGGTGATGGTCGTACAGTTCCTTCAGCTTGGGAGCGTTGGAATGCGGATGTCGCTTTAGGTTGGACGCCTGATGCAGACACGTGGGTAGAGTTGACAGGCGGTAAATCTGATGGTGAAGCACTGTATGCAGGGCGTGACATGGATGGTTCGCAATTTGCCCGTGAAAGTTTAGGTTTAAGATTTGAGAAAAAGAACCTGACCGATGTGATTAAAAAGGTTGAAGGGCAAGTGAACTATAGCTATAACGACCATGTGATGGATAATTTTAGACTACGAACACCACCAATGATGGATATGGATCATGACGATATGGATATGGGTATGCATCATGGTGATGCAGATCATGGCAGTATGAAAGGTCCATCTGAAATGCAAGTGACGCGCCGTACGTTAAACTCACGACTTGCGGTAACGTCTGAATGGGACAAACTGAGCTTCATCACAGGGGTGGATACACAACAAAATCATCATGCAGGCAGTATGATGAACAAGCCTTTAACAACCAATATGAAATTTGAATCCTATGGTGTTTTTGGTGAGTTGGGATATAAATTCAATGATCGTTATAAGCTGGTTTCAGGTGCGCGTATTGACCAAGTCAAAATTGATGCATTAAAGCTAAATGATGACCGTAAAGAAACCTTACCAAGTGCATTTATTCGTTTAGAAAATCAACACCCTGAACACGATGCTAAAACCTATATCGGTCTTGGCTATGTCGAACGTGTGCCTGATTACTGGGAACTGTTTAGTACAGCACATGGCAATTCAGGCATGTCTAAACCGACTTTTAATGATTTAAATACGGAAAAAACTTTGCAGTTAGATCTAGGATATCAACACCAACATGGCGCATTTAAGTCATGGGCATCTGCATATGCAGGTCTAATCGATGACTATATTTTAATGAGTTATCATCAGCATGGTTCATCCTTCAGTGCAGGTGCTAAAAATGTCGATGCAACCATTGCAGGCGCAGAAGCAGGGATTGGTTATGACTTTACTGAAGCACTACAGTCAGATCTTAGTCTTGCCTATGCTTGGGGTGAAAATACGACAGCTCATACGGCATTACCACAAATTGCACCTCTAGAAGGACGTTTTAATTTACGTTATGTTCAAGACAAATATACGTTGGGTTTATTGTGGCGTGTGGTGGCAAAACAAGACCGTATTAGTCTAAATCAAGGCAATATTGTGGGCTATGATATGGCGGAAAGTAAGAGCTTTAATACATTGGCTCTGAACGCATCTTATAATCTTGTAGATGATGTCAATCTTGCAATTGGTGTAGATAATGTCTTCGATAAAACCTATACCGAGCATCTCAATAAAGCAGGCAGTTCAGGTTTCGGCTTTGCCAGTACAGAACAGTTCAATAATATTGGACGCAATTACTGGGCACGGATCAGTATGAAGTTCTAA
- the def gene encoding peptide deformylase, translating to MALLPILSFPDPRLRTIAKPVNEVTDQIRQLAADMFETMYAAPGIGLAATQVDHHIQLIVMDLSEHQDQPMVFINPKVIPLTEETLPYEEGCLSVPQIYDKVERPSRVKIEAINLEGETFEIEADGLLAVCIQHEIDHLNGKLFVDYLSPLKRQRAREKVEKVVRQREKQKVPAKR from the coding sequence ATGGCCTTATTACCTATTTTAAGTTTTCCTGATCCCCGTTTGCGCACCATTGCAAAACCAGTCAATGAAGTGACGGATCAGATCCGTCAGCTTGCAGCGGATATGTTTGAAACCATGTATGCAGCGCCAGGCATTGGTTTAGCCGCAACACAAGTTGATCATCATATTCAACTCATCGTGATGGATTTGTCTGAACATCAAGATCAACCGATGGTATTCATTAACCCCAAAGTTATTCCGCTGACAGAAGAAACCCTCCCTTATGAAGAAGGTTGCTTATCTGTGCCTCAAATATACGATAAAGTTGAACGCCCGTCACGTGTCAAAATCGAAGCTATCAATTTAGAAGGTGAAACTTTTGAAATTGAAGCAGATGGTTTGCTCGCAGTGTGTATTCAACATGAAATCGACCATTTAAATGGTAAATTATTTGTCGATTATTTGTCACCATTAAAGCGTCAACGCGCGCGTGAAAAAGTTGAAAAAGTCGTGCGTCAGCGTGAAAAACAGAAAGTTCCCGCAAAGCGTTAA
- a CDS encoding TetR/AcrR family transcriptional regulator, producing MADFEEQSLIEGKQSLKRGRGRPKCFNEQEALQKAMLLFWKYGYEATSMSDLTKALHLTAPSIYSSFGDKLQLFHACLDYYIEHEACALEAIFQQSTTAKIALELYLYENLKRIVQQNKPTGCMLLTATMNCSQEHTELQQDLLSKRNQVKEKIYQRLQQGVLDGDLKAETNIQAMTDYYTTVIQGLTMQARDGVGLEQLEKVVLLALKTYDLF from the coding sequence ATGGCAGATTTTGAAGAGCAAAGTTTAATTGAAGGTAAACAATCGCTTAAACGTGGGCGAGGTCGCCCAAAATGCTTTAACGAACAAGAAGCGTTACAAAAAGCCATGTTGTTGTTTTGGAAATATGGCTATGAAGCGACATCGATGAGTGATTTAACCAAAGCATTACATCTGACTGCGCCGAGTATTTACAGTAGTTTTGGTGATAAGTTGCAATTGTTTCATGCTTGTTTAGACTATTATATTGAACATGAAGCATGCGCATTAGAGGCGATTTTCCAACAATCAACAACAGCTAAAATCGCACTTGAACTTTATTTATATGAAAATTTAAAAAGAATCGTTCAGCAAAACAAACCCACCGGTTGTATGTTACTCACGGCAACCATGAATTGCTCACAAGAACATACTGAGTTGCAACAAGATTTACTGTCGAAACGTAATCAAGTCAAAGAAAAAATTTATCAGCGTTTACAACAGGGTGTGCTGGATGGTGACTTAAAAGCTGAAACCAATATTCAAGCGATGACAGATTATTATACAACGGTGATTCAAGGATTGACGATGCAGGCTCGTGATGGTGTTGGACTAGAACAACTTGAGAAAGTGGTACTTTTAGCGCTGAAAACCTACGATTTATTTTAA
- a CDS encoding L-threonylcarbamoyladenylate synthase, translating into MMTTSVAEAAQILRQGKVLAYPTEAVWGLGCDPMNEQAFLEILRLKQRPIEKGVILLAGQLTQVEHLLENLEPKIRQQVIETWTHRTQTERATTWLLPADESIPQWIKGNHPKVAVRVTTHPLCIALCNAFNGFIVSTSANPAGLEPARSLQDANRYFASQLNYLNGDLGLSQQPSRILDAVTGEIIRA; encoded by the coding sequence ATGATGACAACCTCAGTTGCTGAAGCTGCTCAAATTCTGCGTCAAGGCAAAGTGCTTGCTTATCCGACAGAGGCAGTATGGGGCTTAGGTTGCGACCCAATGAATGAACAGGCATTTTTAGAAATTTTACGCTTAAAACAGCGCCCAATTGAAAAAGGTGTCATTTTACTTGCGGGACAACTTACTCAAGTTGAACATTTATTGGAAAACTTAGAACCCAAAATCCGTCAACAAGTCATTGAAACTTGGACACATCGCACACAGACTGAACGTGCAACCACTTGGCTTCTCCCTGCTGATGAAAGCATTCCCCAGTGGATTAAAGGCAACCATCCCAAAGTTGCTGTTCGTGTCACCACACATCCTTTATGTATTGCACTCTGTAATGCGTTTAATGGTTTTATTGTTTCAACCAGCGCCAACCCTGCGGGTTTAGAACCTGCTCGTTCATTACAAGACGCCAACCGCTATTTTGCATCACAACTGAATTATTTAAATGGTGATTTAGGACTCAGCCAACAGCCAAGTCGTATTTTAGACGCTGTCACAGGTGAGATTATTCGAGCTTAA
- a CDS encoding MFS transporter, translated as MNTMQPQISEHSTTDVPPSSQGSWIALLTVAITAFALVTSEFLPIGVINNISTDLHVSVGTAGLVITLPGIMAAFAAPLLPVLVKNLDRRYLLLGLAATMVVANAITAIAPNFEILLLSRFILGFAIGGFWATAIALSGRLAPSHLPIAKATATVMAGVTLATVLGVPIGTWLSDSYGWRSSFAITSVIGFFVVALGFKFIPSLKPESAIHFKDLPALLRIDKARQGLIIILLLGLAHFSTYSYLTPFFKHSAGFDSTTISSLLLLFGISGIFGNAFAGYCGNLNVRYTFAFVAICFALVFFGFPIFATHTTGAFILTALWGFAFGAFPTTANIWMFLHAPHAVEKGMPLFVGFFQVMIATGALIGGYIVDHFNADTLLYSVLSFIILAVISIFTLSRGLNNPKTKQQPIQCEN; from the coding sequence ATGAATACGATGCAACCTCAAATTTCAGAACATAGCACGACCGATGTTCCCCCCAGTAGCCAAGGTAGTTGGATTGCTTTGCTCACCGTTGCAATCACTGCCTTTGCATTGGTCACCAGTGAATTTCTCCCCATTGGTGTCATCAATAATATTTCTACAGATTTACATGTTTCAGTAGGTACAGCGGGTTTAGTCATCACCTTACCTGGCATCATGGCCGCATTTGCAGCACCATTACTGCCTGTACTGGTCAAGAATCTTGATCGTCGTTACCTACTATTGGGACTGGCTGCCACCATGGTGGTCGCGAATGCAATTACGGCAATCGCACCCAATTTTGAAATTTTATTGCTCAGTCGCTTTATCCTCGGGTTTGCCATTGGTGGATTTTGGGCAACAGCAATTGCCCTGAGTGGACGTTTAGCACCATCACATCTTCCTATAGCCAAAGCCACAGCAACAGTCATGGCAGGTGTGACTTTAGCCACTGTACTTGGAGTACCGATTGGAACGTGGTTAAGTGATAGCTATGGTTGGAGGTCATCCTTTGCCATTACCTCTGTGATTGGCTTCTTTGTGGTCGCACTCGGTTTTAAATTTATACCTAGCTTAAAGCCTGAATCGGCAATTCATTTCAAAGACTTACCTGCACTGCTTCGCATTGATAAAGCACGACAAGGGCTCATTATCATTTTACTTTTGGGTCTTGCACATTTCTCGACCTATAGTTACCTCACGCCTTTCTTTAAACATTCTGCGGGTTTTGACAGTACAACCATCAGTTCGCTGTTATTACTTTTTGGTATTTCAGGTATTTTTGGTAATGCATTTGCAGGTTATTGTGGCAATTTAAATGTGCGTTATACCTTTGCTTTTGTGGCAATCTGTTTTGCCTTGGTATTTTTTGGATTCCCAATTTTTGCAACCCATACCACAGGTGCATTTATTCTCACTGCACTATGGGGATTTGCCTTTGGTGCATTTCCAACAACCGCCAATATTTGGATGTTTTTACATGCCCCACATGCCGTAGAAAAAGGAATGCCCTTGTTTGTTGGCTTTTTCCAAGTCATGATTGCAACAGGCGCGTTAATTGGTGGTTATATTGTTGATCACTTCAATGCCGATACCTTGCTTTATAGTGTTTTGAGTTTCATCATTTTAGCGGTGATTTCCATCTTCACTTTAAGCCGTGGTTTAAATAACCCTAAAACTAAACAACAGCCAATACAATGTGAGAATTAG
- a CDS encoding LysM peptidoglycan-binding domain-containing protein — protein sequence MIKFFNGTKINATGFKKQVLAMALCISAGVAVVDVAHAAPSPNQNPPSLKANAPHVYVVKRGDTLWDIAGRFLSKPWRWKEIWASNRHVKNPHWIYPGDKLLLCSVNGRPLVGVDEGDGCDGIIRRHQGGASLRPQVRVESIGNTIPIISSADIKPWLEHSIIVSPESLIGVPYILGAADNRVITGAGQTVYARGNGLVVGQRYGVYRQAEPYFFVDEKGKKINAGQELTEVASAVAVAGENDVTTLELTDSYNAEVRNGDYVLPVYEYNLPSIFYPTAQNEVLTGGKIVRVQGSIGTGAVNGVVTIDRGSVDGAKAGQVFSIYQQGEVVKDPKTKEPIKLPNQNVGTLMVFKTFERFSYGYILDSALPIKVGSSIQTPAIAEN from the coding sequence ATGATAAAGTTTTTCAATGGCACAAAGATTAATGCCACGGGGTTTAAGAAGCAGGTTTTGGCTATGGCACTCTGCATCAGTGCAGGTGTAGCTGTAGTGGACGTTGCACATGCAGCGCCGAGTCCAAACCAAAACCCACCCTCTCTAAAAGCCAATGCACCGCATGTTTATGTGGTCAAACGTGGCGATACGTTATGGGATATTGCAGGACGATTCCTCAGCAAACCATGGCGTTGGAAAGAGATTTGGGCCAGTAACCGCCATGTCAAAAACCCACATTGGATCTATCCCGGGGATAAATTATTACTCTGTAGCGTAAATGGTCGTCCACTGGTCGGTGTCGATGAGGGTGACGGCTGTGATGGTATTATTCGCCGTCATCAAGGTGGTGCATCTTTACGCCCACAAGTACGTGTTGAATCTATTGGAAATACTATTCCAATCATTTCAAGTGCAGATATCAAACCATGGTTAGAACATAGTATTATCGTTTCACCTGAATCACTCATTGGCGTGCCTTATATTCTGGGTGCAGCGGATAATCGTGTGATTACAGGTGCAGGTCAAACCGTCTATGCTCGTGGCAATGGTTTAGTTGTTGGACAACGCTATGGTGTGTATCGTCAAGCTGAGCCATATTTCTTTGTCGATGAAAAAGGCAAAAAAATCAATGCAGGTCAAGAACTTACTGAAGTCGCTTCTGCTGTTGCAGTTGCAGGTGAGAATGATGTTACAACGCTTGAACTGACTGACAGTTATAATGCTGAAGTCCGTAATGGTGATTATGTCTTACCTGTGTATGAGTATAATTTACCTTCTATTTTTTATCCTACAGCACAAAATGAAGTACTCACTGGTGGTAAAATCGTTCGTGTACAAGGCTCAATTGGCACAGGTGCAGTCAATGGTGTTGTAACTATTGATCGTGGTAGCGTAGATGGTGCAAAAGCTGGACAAGTATTTAGCATTTACCAACAGGGTGAAGTGGTAAAAGATCCAAAAACCAAAGAACCAATCAAACTACCGAACCAAAATGTCGGCACTTTGATGGTCTTCAAAACGTTTGAGCGTTTTAGCTATGGCTATATTTTAGATAGTGCATTGCCAATTAAAGTGGGTTCTTCAATTCAAACCCCTGCGATTGCAGAAAATTAA
- a CDS encoding DMT family transporter yields MWWAVCLPIIAVLIWSMNIAVTRYVSDYISPVSISFYRWFVAFIILTPFMAKKMWQNRHLIRQHFWQFAILSAFGMVLYQGLSYSAAHHTSATNMGIINAFIPIFTIFVSILILREIPNRFAVIGSILSFLGLLYVISRGDVASLTQLGGHSGDLLMVLAVFFYAFYGVFLKKWQLKVPLLISLYIQIAFALLYHLPFIAWFGLQSIDMNNVGSVLYAGIFPSLIAPFVWMMAVQYLGPNRTSIFMNLMPVFTAIIAFFWLNEAWTIYHSIGGLIILLGIVLAQKKVKVLN; encoded by the coding sequence ATGTGGTGGGCAGTGTGTTTACCCATCATTGCAGTTTTGATCTGGTCAATGAATATTGCTGTCACTCGCTATGTTTCAGACTATATCTCACCAGTCAGTATCAGCTTTTACCGTTGGTTCGTTGCATTTATTATTTTGACGCCATTTATGGCAAAAAAAATGTGGCAAAACCGTCATTTGATTCGTCAGCACTTTTGGCAGTTTGCTATTTTGAGTGCTTTTGGAATGGTGTTATATCAAGGTTTATCCTATTCCGCAGCCCATCATACTTCCGCGACCAATATGGGCATTATCAATGCTTTTATTCCTATTTTTACCATTTTTGTTTCTATTCTAATTTTACGTGAAATTCCCAATCGTTTTGCGGTGATCGGCAGTATCTTGTCCTTCCTCGGCTTACTTTATGTCATAAGTCGAGGAGATGTCGCTAGCCTTACACAATTGGGTGGACATTCAGGTGACCTGTTAATGGTGCTTGCAGTGTTCTTTTATGCATTTTATGGTGTATTTCTAAAAAAATGGCAGCTCAAAGTCCCTTTGTTGATTAGCTTATATATTCAAATTGCTTTTGCATTGCTTTATCACTTACCGTTTATTGCTTGGTTTGGTCTGCAAAGTATCGATATGAATAATGTTGGTAGTGTATTGTACGCAGGAATTTTTCCTTCTTTGATTGCACCATTTGTATGGATGATGGCCGTTCAATATTTAGGCCCAAATCGTACCAGTATTTTTATGAATCTGATGCCCGTTTTTACCGCGATTATCGCCTTTTTTTGGTTAAATGAGGCGTGGACGATTTATCATAGCATCGGTGGTTTGATTATTTTATTGGGTATTGTACTTGCGCAGAAAAAAGTAAAAGTATTGAATTAA